Proteins encoded within one genomic window of Micromonospora halotolerans:
- a CDS encoding CaiB/BaiF CoA transferase family protein produces the protein MTTTAPLHGVKVVDLATLFAGPLAAAFLGDFGADVVKVEHPAKPDPSRGHGPAKDGVGLWWKVLGRNKRTVTLNLSRPEGADLLRRLLADADVLVENFRPGTLERWGLGPDELHAVNPRLVIARISGFGQVGPYAPRPGFGTLAEAMSGFAAATGEPDGPPTLPPFGLADSVTALAAAYAVMLALRGRDLTGRGQVVDLAIIEPIMAMLGPQITWYDQLGYVQPRLGNRSNNNAPRNTYRCADGRWVAVSTSAQSIAERVVRLVGRPELVDEPWFATGSGRAAHADELDAAVGAWVGKRDRDEVVAAFEAAQAAVAPVYDVRDILADPQYAALGTVVTVPDEELGEVRMQNVPFRMSDSPGEIRHAGRRHGQDTDAVLGALGLTADELSALRERGVI, from the coding sequence ATGACCACGACCGCCCCGCTGCACGGCGTCAAGGTGGTCGACCTGGCCACCCTCTTCGCCGGCCCGCTGGCCGCCGCGTTCCTCGGCGACTTCGGCGCCGACGTGGTCAAGGTGGAGCATCCCGCCAAGCCGGACCCGTCCCGGGGCCACGGCCCCGCGAAGGACGGCGTCGGCCTGTGGTGGAAGGTGCTCGGCCGCAACAAGCGGACCGTCACGCTCAACCTCTCCCGGCCGGAGGGCGCGGACCTGCTGCGCCGGCTGCTCGCCGACGCCGACGTGCTGGTGGAGAACTTCCGCCCCGGCACCCTGGAGCGCTGGGGTCTCGGCCCGGACGAGCTGCACGCGGTCAACCCGCGGCTGGTGATCGCCCGGATCAGCGGCTTCGGGCAGGTCGGCCCGTACGCGCCCCGGCCCGGGTTCGGCACCCTGGCCGAGGCGATGAGCGGCTTCGCGGCGGCCACCGGGGAGCCCGACGGGCCGCCGACCCTGCCCCCGTTCGGGCTGGCCGACTCGGTCACCGCGCTCGCCGCCGCGTACGCGGTCATGCTGGCCCTGCGCGGCCGCGACCTGACCGGCCGGGGCCAGGTGGTCGACCTGGCCATCATCGAGCCGATCATGGCGATGCTCGGCCCGCAGATCACCTGGTACGACCAGCTCGGCTACGTCCAGCCCCGGCTGGGCAACCGGTCCAACAACAACGCGCCCCGCAACACCTACCGGTGCGCCGACGGGCGGTGGGTGGCCGTGTCCACCAGCGCGCAGAGCATCGCCGAGCGGGTGGTCCGGCTCGTCGGCCGCCCGGAACTCGTGGACGAGCCGTGGTTCGCCACCGGCAGCGGCCGGGCCGCGCACGCCGACGAACTCGACGCGGCGGTCGGCGCGTGGGTGGGCAAGCGGGACCGGGACGAGGTGGTGGCCGCGTTCGAGGCGGCCCAGGCCGCCGTGGCCCCCGTCTACGACGTGCGCGACATCCTGGCCGACCCGCAGTACGCGGCGCTCGGCACCGTGGTCACCGTGCCCGACGAGGAGTTGGGGGAGGTGCGGATGCAGAACGTGCCGTTCCGGATGTCGGACAGCCCGGGGGAGATCCGGCACGCCGGCCGCCGCCACGGCCAGGACACCGACGCGGTGCTCGGCGCGCTCGGCCTGACCGCCGACGAGCTTTCCGCACTGCGCGAGCGCGGGGTGATCTGA
- a CDS encoding PfkB family carbohydrate kinase — MSARVAVVGSANLDLVVTAPQLPRPGETVLGDDFRMVPGGKGANQAVAAARAGADCAFVGAIGGDGFGGLLRDNLAAAGVDVAGLRTVDGPSGVALIAVDHAAENCIVVAPGANGALTLDDADRDAVAAAGVLLLQLEVPLSEVTRAAGWARAGGAAVVLNAAPARPLPTELLDLVDVLVVNEHEAAVVAGVFTDEPAALLDALVGLVPRVVLTLGARGAAYADRDGARIEVPAPTIDAVDTTAAGDAFTGALAVALAERGGLTGDTATGVLRWACAAGAACAQRPGASTALPERDAIDALAAATYGEVQ; from the coding sequence ATGAGCGCCCGCGTGGCGGTGGTCGGCAGCGCCAACCTGGACCTCGTGGTGACCGCGCCGCAGCTGCCCCGCCCCGGCGAGACGGTGCTCGGCGACGACTTCCGGATGGTGCCCGGCGGCAAGGGCGCCAACCAGGCGGTCGCCGCCGCCCGGGCCGGCGCCGACTGCGCCTTCGTGGGCGCCATCGGCGGCGACGGGTTCGGCGGGCTGCTGCGGGACAACCTGGCCGCGGCCGGCGTCGACGTCGCCGGCCTGCGCACGGTCGACGGGCCGTCCGGGGTCGCGCTGATCGCGGTGGACCACGCGGCGGAGAACTGCATCGTGGTCGCCCCCGGCGCGAACGGCGCGCTGACCCTCGACGACGCCGACCGCGACGCGGTGGCGGCGGCCGGCGTGCTGCTGCTGCAACTGGAGGTGCCGCTGTCGGAGGTGACCCGGGCCGCCGGCTGGGCCCGGGCCGGCGGCGCCGCCGTGGTGCTCAACGCCGCCCCGGCCCGGCCGCTGCCCACCGAGCTGCTCGACCTGGTCGACGTGCTGGTGGTCAACGAGCACGAGGCCGCCGTCGTCGCCGGGGTGTTCACCGACGAGCCGGCGGCCCTGCTCGACGCGCTGGTCGGCCTGGTGCCGCGGGTGGTACTCACCCTCGGCGCGCGCGGCGCCGCCTACGCCGACCGGGACGGCGCCCGGATCGAGGTGCCGGCCCCGACGATCGACGCGGTGGACACCACGGCCGCCGGCGACGCGTTCACCGGCGCGCTCGCGGTCGCCCTGGCCGAACGCGGCGGGCTCACCGGCGACACCGCCACCGGCGTGCTGCGCTGGGCGTGCGCCGCCGGCGCGGCCTGCGCCCAACGCCCCGGCGCGTCCACCGCCCTGCCCGAGCGGGACGCCATCGACGCGCTCGCCGCCGCCACCTACGGAGAGGTCCAGTGA
- a CDS encoding SUMF1/EgtB/PvdO family nonheme iron enzyme, producing MSFNPYVPRPIDRPTEVPLGGHADLTSLDEAKIFAAPDDPADWPAWREQLTRWRADARTRLGYTGAHYDEIAGDCFSVCLAWLWDETLYDHDRGVFTVEAFLDGARRDFGGFDGVVLWHAYPVIGVDERNQFDWYRDVPELPEVVRAFQAAGVRVFVDYNPWDTGTRREAGADAEEVAALAGRLGVDGVFLDTLKEGAGELRKALDAVRPGLVLEGESRVPLARIADHAMSWAQWFADSDTPGVLRAKWFERRHVLHHTRRWHRDHLDELHSAWLNGCGVLVWESVFGVWVGWNERDRAVLRAMRRVQASHAAWLRAEDWVPLADHPGAGQVYASRWTHDDQPLWTVVNRGADHDGPWLLTDARPGRFVDLVTGAELTVTELEDGRVAVGGPLPAGAIAAVVATEAPAPRHEPPTGDPSFPARVAVRARTPWSPLAALPDGMVTMEGGRHELTVRHRVRETGLYGEAPYVDEWKPLPPRLHHTGTLRRQVRLGRFAIDTHEVTHGEYARFLAATGYRPVRAERFTAGQGPADAPVTGVDLADARAYADWAGLRLPTEDEWQVAAEAGLLVRREPLVWNLTESEHSDGRTRFVILKGGCAYRAEGSDWYFDGGPQPPDVSVKLLLTGAGLTRSTSIGFRCAADLPEGALR from the coding sequence GTGAGCTTCAACCCGTACGTGCCGCGGCCGATCGACCGGCCCACCGAGGTCCCGCTCGGCGGGCACGCCGACCTGACCAGCCTGGACGAGGCGAAGATCTTCGCCGCCCCCGACGACCCGGCCGACTGGCCGGCCTGGCGGGAGCAGCTCACCCGGTGGCGGGCCGACGCCCGCACCCGGCTCGGCTACACCGGCGCGCACTACGACGAGATCGCCGGCGACTGTTTCAGCGTCTGCCTCGCCTGGCTCTGGGACGAGACGCTGTACGACCACGACCGCGGCGTGTTCACCGTCGAGGCGTTCCTCGACGGGGCGCGGCGCGACTTCGGCGGCTTCGACGGCGTGGTGCTCTGGCACGCGTACCCGGTCATCGGCGTGGACGAGCGCAACCAGTTCGACTGGTACCGGGACGTGCCCGAGCTGCCCGAGGTGGTCCGCGCGTTCCAGGCCGCCGGGGTCCGGGTGTTCGTCGACTACAACCCGTGGGACACCGGCACACGGCGGGAGGCCGGCGCGGACGCCGAGGAGGTCGCCGCGCTGGCCGGCCGGCTCGGCGTCGACGGGGTCTTCCTGGACACCCTGAAGGAGGGCGCCGGCGAGCTGCGCAAGGCCCTCGACGCGGTCCGCCCCGGCCTGGTCCTGGAGGGGGAGAGCCGGGTGCCGCTGGCCCGGATCGCCGACCACGCCATGTCCTGGGCGCAGTGGTTCGCCGACTCGGACACCCCCGGCGTGCTGCGCGCCAAGTGGTTCGAACGCCGGCACGTCCTGCACCACACCCGCCGCTGGCACCGCGACCACCTCGACGAGCTGCACTCCGCCTGGCTCAACGGCTGCGGCGTGCTGGTCTGGGAGAGCGTCTTCGGTGTCTGGGTCGGCTGGAACGAGCGGGACCGGGCCGTGCTGCGGGCCATGCGTCGGGTGCAGGCCAGCCACGCCGCCTGGCTGCGCGCCGAGGACTGGGTCCCGCTCGCCGACCACCCCGGCGCCGGTCAGGTGTACGCGTCCCGCTGGACCCACGACGACCAGCCGCTGTGGACGGTGGTCAACCGGGGCGCCGACCACGACGGCCCCTGGCTGCTCACCGACGCCCGGCCGGGGCGCTTCGTCGACCTGGTCACCGGCGCCGAGCTGACCGTCACCGAACTCGAGGACGGCCGGGTGGCCGTCGGCGGGCCGCTGCCCGCCGGGGCGATCGCCGCCGTGGTCGCCACCGAGGCGCCGGCGCCCCGCCACGAGCCGCCGACCGGGGACCCGTCGTTCCCGGCCCGCGTCGCCGTGCGCGCCCGCACCCCGTGGTCACCCCTCGCGGCCCTGCCCGACGGCATGGTGACCATGGAGGGTGGCCGGCACGAGCTGACCGTGCGCCACCGGGTCCGGGAGACCGGCCTCTACGGCGAGGCCCCGTACGTCGACGAGTGGAAGCCGCTGCCGCCGCGCCTGCACCACACCGGCACGCTGCGCCGCCAGGTCCGGCTCGGCCGCTTCGCCATCGACACCCACGAGGTCACCCACGGCGAGTACGCGCGTTTCCTCGCCGCCACCGGCTACCGGCCGGTCCGGGCGGAACGGTTCACCGCCGGGCAGGGCCCCGCCGACGCCCCGGTCACCGGGGTCGACCTCGCCGACGCCCGCGCGTACGCCGACTGGGCCGGGCTGCGGCTGCCTACCGAGGACGAGTGGCAGGTGGCCGCCGAGGCGGGCCTGCTGGTCCGGCGGGAACCGCTGGTGTGGAACCTGACCGAGAGCGAGCACTCCGACGGGCGCACCCGCTTCGTCATCCTCAAGGGCGGCTGCGCCTACCGCGCGGAGGGCTCCGACTGGTACTTCGACGGCGGCCCGCAGCCGCCGGACGTGTCGGTGAAGCTGCTGCTCACCGGCGCCGGCCTGACCCGCTCCACCTCGATCGGTTTCCGCTGCGCCGCCGACCTGCCCGAAGGAGCCCTCCGATGA
- a CDS encoding alpha/beta hydrolase-fold protein produces MRRAWRPGAALVALLTAVGLAGLAPETAVAGRERSGTLATATAPSPALGAAIDYTVYLPYGYGDAANAGTRYPVLYLLHGRGDTMQAWTRVKSDLDRLIADGEVPPVIAVLPDAPWSERGNWYVDSAYTGADRPGRPVETALTRDLVAHVDATYRTAPHRNARLVGGYSMGGAGALRYALAHQDLFANALVLSPAVYRPLPPADSSAREFGAFGDGDEPFSDEVYQRLNYPALLPGLDAESPVRMFIAVGDDEWANPDPADAAHDLDYEAATLYNTVRRADGVAAEFRVLDGGHDWDVWRPAFVDGLKHLAATLSVTPPAGLPAPLHGTAGADWAGGVAAHPDGDVTLGYAASGAVAGQPYAGGLDAVVTRLAADRTVRWTSQFGTTANDRLYGTVPLPDGGVLTAGYTRGDLDGRHPASPADDAFVAKLTAAGQRAWLTQAGDPGKADRFYAITAAPDGGAYVAGYTSGAFGGTSAGDKDAVLARIAPDGTLAWTRQFGGPGEDKAYAVAADANGVYVAGGTSGALPGTTPLGGADGWLARFTPDGTRDWLTVAGGTGDDLLGGVTVTGSGQVVATGATAGDVLTVAYTATGAQRWRTVTGGRGADAGTDVLALADGTVAVVGFTGSTLGVPAGGADVLTLRLDGKGRQVAVAQYGTARDDAADPFGEENVYATVGPGGRLLVSGRTAGTPDGGAALGDGDVFLAAVDPVKGTP; encoded by the coding sequence ATGAGAAGAGCGTGGCGCCCCGGCGCCGCCCTGGTCGCCCTGCTGACCGCCGTCGGGCTCGCCGGCCTCGCCCCGGAGACCGCCGTCGCCGGCCGGGAGCGGTCCGGCACCCTCGCCACCGCGACCGCACCCTCGCCGGCCCTCGGCGCCGCCATCGACTACACCGTCTACCTCCCGTACGGCTACGGCGACGCGGCGAACGCCGGCACCCGCTACCCGGTGCTGTACCTGCTGCACGGGCGCGGCGACACCATGCAGGCGTGGACCCGGGTGAAGAGCGACCTGGACCGGCTCATCGCCGACGGCGAGGTGCCGCCGGTGATCGCCGTGCTGCCCGACGCGCCGTGGAGCGAGCGCGGCAACTGGTACGTCGACTCCGCGTACACCGGCGCCGACCGCCCGGGCCGGCCGGTGGAGACCGCGCTGACCCGCGACCTCGTCGCGCACGTCGACGCCACGTACCGCACCGCCCCGCACCGCAACGCCCGGCTGGTCGGCGGTTACTCGATGGGCGGGGCCGGCGCGCTGCGCTACGCGCTGGCCCACCAGGACCTCTTCGCCAACGCGCTGGTGCTCAGCCCGGCCGTCTACCGGCCGCTGCCACCGGCCGACTCGTCGGCCCGCGAGTTCGGCGCGTTCGGCGACGGCGACGAACCCTTCTCCGACGAGGTGTACCAGCGGCTGAACTACCCGGCCCTGCTCCCCGGCCTCGACGCCGAGTCGCCGGTGCGGATGTTCATCGCCGTCGGCGACGACGAGTGGGCCAACCCCGACCCGGCCGACGCCGCGCACGACCTCGACTACGAGGCCGCCACCCTCTACAACACGGTGCGCCGGGCGGACGGCGTCGCCGCCGAGTTCCGTGTCCTGGACGGCGGGCACGACTGGGACGTCTGGCGGCCCGCGTTCGTCGACGGCCTGAAGCACCTGGCCGCCACGCTGAGCGTCACCCCGCCGGCCGGGCTGCCCGCCCCGCTGCACGGCACGGCCGGCGCCGACTGGGCCGGCGGGGTCGCCGCCCACCCGGACGGCGACGTCACCCTCGGCTACGCGGCCTCGGGCGCCGTCGCCGGCCAGCCGTACGCCGGCGGCCTGGACGCCGTGGTCACCCGGCTCGCCGCCGACCGCACGGTCCGCTGGACCAGCCAGTTCGGCACCACCGCCAACGACCGGCTCTACGGGACCGTGCCGCTGCCCGACGGCGGCGTGCTCACCGCCGGATACACCCGCGGCGACCTCGACGGCCGGCACCCGGCCAGCCCCGCCGACGACGCGTTCGTGGCGAAGCTGACCGCCGCCGGGCAGCGGGCCTGGCTCACCCAGGCCGGCGACCCCGGCAAGGCCGACCGGTTCTACGCGATCACCGCCGCCCCCGACGGGGGCGCGTACGTCGCCGGCTACACCAGCGGCGCCTTCGGCGGGACCAGCGCCGGCGACAAGGACGCCGTCCTCGCCCGGATCGCCCCGGACGGCACGCTGGCCTGGACCCGGCAGTTCGGCGGCCCCGGCGAGGACAAGGCGTACGCCGTGGCGGCCGACGCGAACGGGGTCTACGTGGCCGGTGGCACCTCCGGGGCGCTGCCCGGCACCACGCCGCTCGGCGGCGCCGACGGCTGGCTCGCCCGGTTCACCCCGGACGGCACCCGCGACTGGCTCACCGTGGCCGGCGGCACGGGCGACGATCTGCTCGGCGGCGTCACGGTCACCGGCTCCGGCCAGGTGGTGGCCACCGGCGCCACGGCCGGGGACGTGCTCACCGTGGCGTACACGGCCACGGGCGCGCAGCGCTGGCGGACCGTCACCGGCGGGCGCGGCGCGGACGCCGGCACCGACGTGCTGGCCCTCGCCGACGGCACCGTCGCGGTGGTCGGCTTCACGGGCAGCACCCTCGGCGTGCCGGCCGGCGGCGCGGACGTGCTCACCCTGCGCCTCGACGGCAAGGGCCGGCAGGTCGCCGTCGCCCAGTACGGCACCGCCCGCGACGACGCCGCCGACCCGTTCGGCGAGGAGAACGTCTACGCCACCGTGGGGCCCGGCGGCCGGCTGCTGGTCAGCGGCCGTACCGCCGGCACGCCCGACGGCGGCGCCGCGCTCGGCGACGGGGACGTGTTCCTCGCCGCCGTCGACCCGGTGAAGGGGACGCCATGA
- a CDS encoding nuclear transport factor 2 family protein → MHSEARPTPRDDLAHYLRSYVQEMAFGDEDPDLVMDRYHTPDIAWLTDGLHLDRARLIAHARPARRNVTRCDLHVHDTLICGDRVAARYTMTAVTRGRTIVTEIHMFGRLAPDGRLRRIDQLTRTPPATAQR, encoded by the coding sequence ATGCATAGCGAGGCACGTCCCACTCCCCGCGACGACCTGGCCCACTACCTGCGGTCGTACGTGCAGGAGATGGCCTTCGGCGACGAGGATCCGGACCTGGTGATGGATCGTTACCACACGCCCGACATCGCCTGGCTCACCGACGGACTGCACCTTGACCGGGCGCGCCTGATCGCGCACGCGCGCCCGGCCCGCCGGAACGTGACCCGGTGCGACCTCCACGTCCACGACACCCTGATCTGCGGCGACCGGGTCGCCGCCCGCTACACCATGACGGCGGTGACCCGCGGCCGCACGATCGTCACCGAGATCCACATGTTCGGCCGGCTGGCGCCCGACGGCCGGCTGCGCCGGATCGACCAACTCACCCGCACCCCACCCGCCACCGCACAGCGGTAG
- a CDS encoding HpcH/HpaI aldolase/citrate lyase family protein: MLLTWLYVPGDRPDRFAKAVAAGADAVILDLEDAVVAGRKAYARDAVAEFLADPQPLPVQVRVTELTGPDLDVDLAAVAGRPGLAGLRLPKVESPATVAAVAARVDTPLHPLVESAVGLESAYAIAAAHPAVASLGLGEADLRSDLGVADDDGLLWARGRIVVAARAAGLPPPAMSVYADVADLDGLAASCAAGRRLGFLGRAAIHPRQLPVITDAFRPGDREVDRARELLAAVADAHTRDSGTVVLPDGRFADRAMVAAARRVVDLAARYAA, from the coding sequence ATGCTGCTCACCTGGCTCTACGTGCCCGGCGACCGGCCCGACCGGTTCGCCAAGGCGGTCGCGGCCGGCGCCGACGCGGTCATCCTCGACCTGGAGGACGCCGTGGTGGCCGGTCGCAAGGCGTACGCCCGCGACGCCGTCGCCGAGTTCCTCGCCGACCCGCAGCCACTGCCCGTGCAGGTGCGGGTCACCGAGCTGACCGGCCCGGACCTCGACGTCGACCTGGCCGCCGTCGCGGGCCGGCCGGGGCTGGCCGGGCTGCGACTGCCCAAGGTGGAGTCACCGGCGACGGTGGCCGCGGTGGCCGCCCGGGTCGACACCCCGCTGCACCCGCTGGTCGAGTCGGCCGTCGGGCTGGAGTCCGCGTACGCCATCGCGGCCGCCCACCCGGCGGTGGCCTCGCTCGGGCTCGGCGAGGCCGACCTCCGCTCCGACCTGGGCGTCGCCGACGACGACGGCCTGCTCTGGGCGCGCGGCCGGATCGTGGTCGCGGCCCGCGCGGCCGGCCTGCCGCCGCCGGCCATGTCGGTGTACGCCGACGTGGCCGACCTCGACGGCCTGGCGGCCTCCTGCGCGGCCGGCCGGCGGCTCGGCTTCCTGGGCCGGGCCGCCATCCACCCGCGCCAGCTGCCGGTGATCACCGACGCGTTCCGCCCCGGCGACCGCGAGGTGGACCGGGCCCGCGAGCTGCTCGCCGCGGTCGCCGACGCGCACACCCGCGACTCCGGCACGGTGGTGCTGCCCGACGGGCGGTTCGCCGACCGGGCCATGGTGGCCGCCGCCCGGCGGGTCGTCGACCTCGCCGCCCGCTACGCCGCCTGA
- a CDS encoding TetR/AcrR family transcriptional regulator — MSEQSPPERRRRMRAEARRSVAAILDAAIQVLGERPQATMEDIAAAAGLSRQTVYAHFPSRDALVAAVFRRMTDEVLAAMDAARLDEGPAPAALLRLLDVSWRTIDRYPPLPAPAAADDDELHEPIFGPLTRLIVRGQRAGEFDRDAAPGWLIAATVALGHAAWAQVTTGRMPATEARAALRVGVLRLYGAQPPAG, encoded by the coding sequence GTGTCTGAGCAAAGCCCCCCGGAGCGGCGCCGCCGGATGCGTGCCGAGGCCCGCCGGAGCGTCGCCGCGATCCTCGACGCCGCGATCCAGGTGCTCGGGGAACGGCCGCAGGCCACCATGGAGGACATCGCCGCCGCCGCCGGCCTGTCCCGGCAGACCGTCTACGCGCACTTCCCGTCGCGGGACGCGCTGGTCGCCGCCGTGTTCCGCCGGATGACGGACGAGGTCCTCGCCGCGATGGACGCGGCCCGGCTCGACGAGGGGCCCGCGCCGGCGGCGTTGCTGCGCCTGTTGGACGTGAGCTGGCGGACCATCGACCGGTACCCGCCGCTCCCCGCGCCCGCCGCCGCCGACGACGACGAGCTGCACGAGCCGATCTTCGGCCCGCTCACCCGGCTGATCGTCCGCGGACAGCGGGCCGGTGAGTTCGACCGGGACGCCGCCCCGGGCTGGCTCATCGCCGCCACCGTCGCGCTCGGCCATGCCGCCTGGGCGCAGGTCACCACCGGCCGGATGCCCGCCACCGAGGCGCGGGCCGCGCTGCGGGTCGGCGTGCTGCGGCTGTACGGCGCGCAACCGCCCGCCGGCTGA
- a CDS encoding ADP-ribosylglycohydrolase family protein has protein sequence MSAAGAVAAGRPRGTAGGLRLTWVQPEDLLPHELAASGDEGRDVTALADRWAAAGGDVTAPVSGASPVPAPPALRALAVDLLDAADALPGPDSADEPDDLDAVRATWPSAWDLPTTVERDRLHGAWLGRAAGCLLGKPVEKIPRHGIREILTATGRWPLRDWFTARGLPADVAARWPWNRRSAPTSLAENIAGMPEDDDLNFPLLALRVLETHGPGFTSAHVAQAWLDWLPAGRVFTAERVAYRNLLLGLTPPDTARRHNPFREWIGAQIRADVYGWTNPGRPDRAAEAAWRDAAVSHVRAGAYGAIWVAAMAAAAPVAGDVDAVLDAGESVLPPGSRFTAAVREARALGAAGDDWESIVDTLYARHGHLHWVHVRNNAALVAAALAYGRGDLERSICAVVAGGWDTDSNGATVGAVTGALTGAARLPGRWVAPLRNRLASSIAGFDGIGFDELADRTLALAHGSLA, from the coding sequence ATGAGCGCTGCGGGCGCCGTGGCCGCCGGCCGGCCGAGGGGGACGGCCGGCGGACTGCGGCTGACCTGGGTGCAGCCGGAGGACCTGCTGCCGCACGAGCTGGCCGCCAGCGGCGACGAGGGCCGCGACGTCACCGCCCTGGCCGACCGCTGGGCGGCGGCGGGCGGCGACGTCACGGCACCGGTCAGCGGGGCGTCGCCGGTGCCGGCGCCGCCGGCGCTGCGGGCCCTCGCCGTCGACCTGCTCGACGCCGCCGACGCGCTGCCCGGACCGGACAGCGCGGACGAGCCCGACGACCTCGACGCGGTCCGCGCGACCTGGCCGAGCGCCTGGGACCTGCCGACCACCGTCGAGCGGGACCGGCTGCACGGCGCCTGGCTCGGCCGGGCGGCCGGCTGCCTGCTCGGCAAGCCGGTGGAGAAGATTCCCCGCCACGGGATCCGGGAGATCCTCACCGCCACCGGCCGGTGGCCGCTGCGCGACTGGTTCACGGCGCGCGGTCTGCCGGCCGACGTGGCCGCCCGCTGGCCGTGGAACCGGCGCAGCGCCCCGACCAGCCTCGCCGAGAACATCGCCGGCATGCCGGAGGACGACGACCTCAACTTCCCGCTGCTGGCGCTGCGCGTCCTGGAGACCCACGGACCCGGCTTCACCAGCGCCCACGTGGCCCAGGCGTGGCTGGACTGGCTGCCCGCCGGGCGGGTCTTCACCGCCGAGCGGGTCGCCTACCGCAACCTGCTGCTCGGCCTCACCCCGCCGGACACCGCCCGCCGGCACAACCCGTTCCGGGAGTGGATCGGCGCGCAGATCCGCGCCGACGTGTACGGCTGGACCAACCCCGGCCGCCCCGACCGGGCCGCCGAGGCCGCCTGGCGCGACGCGGCCGTGAGCCACGTCCGGGCCGGCGCGTACGGGGCGATCTGGGTGGCCGCCATGGCCGCGGCCGCACCGGTGGCCGGCGACGTCGACGCGGTGCTGGACGCGGGCGAGTCGGTGCTGCCCCCGGGCAGCCGGTTCACCGCGGCCGTCCGCGAGGCGCGCGCCCTCGGCGCCGCCGGTGACGACTGGGAGAGCATCGTGGACACCCTCTACGCGCGGCACGGCCACCTGCACTGGGTGCACGTCCGCAACAACGCCGCCCTGGTCGCGGCGGCCCTGGCGTACGGGCGGGGCGACCTGGAACGCTCCATCTGCGCGGTCGTCGCCGGCGGCTGGGACACCGACTCCAACGGCGCCACCGTCGGCGCGGTCACCGGGGCGCTCACCGGCGCCGCCCGGCTGCCCGGCCGCTGGGTCGCGCCGCTGCGCAACCGGCTGGCCAGCAGCATCGCCGGCTTCGACGGCATCGGCTTCGACGAGCTGGCCGACCGTACCCTCGCTCTGGCCCACGGGAGCCTGGCATGA
- a CDS encoding ADP-ribosylglycohydrolase family protein — protein sequence MSLLLDTSVGCLVGAAVGDALGGATETALPEQIRARFGGWVEGIVPPYHADWATARPLAPYHKGDGHITDDTLMTHALVRAYAAKRDHLDAYDVVELLVPDLIERVVYIPDLEREGVTFHRLAAAERWLVTRLHHAHADPREAGVGNIVNCGAAMYMAPVGIVNAGDPAGAYAEAVEIAGAHQHSYGREAAAVFAAAVAAAATPGASVDDVVAAALDLARDGTRAAIDAVVKEARGHDDWKAAIPALRAAVAPYDTVGEEYRSPGLGARRPSRLHAIEELPVALGMLVVAGGDYRAAVLGSVNYGRDADSTATMAGAIAGALGGAAAVPAEWSEVVATASRTDLVEPARVLARVATEVFDRDRERFARRAERFGGLA from the coding sequence ATGTCACTCTTGCTCGACACGTCGGTCGGTTGCCTGGTCGGCGCCGCGGTGGGCGACGCCCTCGGCGGGGCCACCGAGACGGCACTCCCGGAGCAGATCCGCGCCCGCTTCGGCGGCTGGGTCGAGGGGATCGTCCCCCCGTACCACGCCGACTGGGCCACCGCGCGGCCACTCGCGCCGTACCACAAGGGCGACGGGCACATCACCGACGACACGTTGATGACCCACGCGCTGGTGCGGGCGTACGCGGCCAAGCGGGACCACCTCGACGCGTACGACGTGGTGGAACTGCTCGTCCCCGACCTGATCGAGCGGGTGGTGTACATCCCGGACCTGGAGCGGGAGGGGGTGACCTTCCACCGCCTGGCCGCGGCCGAGCGGTGGTTGGTCACCCGCCTGCACCACGCCCACGCCGACCCGCGCGAGGCGGGCGTGGGCAACATCGTGAACTGCGGCGCCGCCATGTACATGGCCCCGGTCGGCATCGTCAACGCCGGCGACCCGGCCGGCGCGTACGCCGAGGCCGTGGAGATCGCCGGGGCGCACCAGCACAGCTACGGGCGGGAGGCCGCGGCGGTGTTCGCCGCCGCGGTCGCCGCGGCCGCGACCCCCGGCGCGAGCGTCGACGACGTCGTGGCCGCCGCCCTGGACCTGGCCCGCGACGGCACCCGCGCCGCCATCGACGCGGTGGTCAAGGAGGCCCGCGGGCACGACGACTGGAAGGCCGCCATTCCGGCGCTGCGCGCCGCCGTGGCCCCCTACGACACGGTGGGGGAGGAGTACCGCAGCCCCGGGCTGGGCGCCCGCCGCCCGAGCCGGCTGCACGCCATCGAGGAGCTGCCGGTGGCGCTGGGCATGCTCGTGGTGGCCGGCGGCGACTACCGGGCGGCCGTGCTCGGCTCGGTCAACTACGGCCGGGACGCCGACTCCACGGCCACGATGGCCGGCGCGATCGCCGGGGCGCTCGGCGGCGCGGCCGCGGTGCCGGCCGAGTGGTCGGAGGTGGTCGCCACCGCGTCCCGCACCGACCTGGTCGAACCCGCCCGGGTCCTCGCCCGGGTCGCCACCGAGGTGTTCGACCGCGACCGGGAGCGCTTCGCCCGGCGCGCCGAACGGTTCGGCGGGCTGGCATGA